One window of the Sparus aurata chromosome 17, fSpaAur1.1, whole genome shotgun sequence genome contains the following:
- the gja9a gene encoding gap junction alpha-9 protein, which translates to MTRGDLSHHRQSVHAAASHNGRVKMGDWNFLGGILEEVHIHSTMVGKIWLTILFIFRMLVLGVAAEDVWNDEQADFICNTEQPGCRNVCYDLAFPISLIRYWVLQVIFVSSPSLVYMGHALYRLRALEKARQKKKALLRKELELVDVELAEARKRIEREMKQVDQGKLNKAPLRGSLLRTYVAHVVTRSVVEVAFMTGQYVLYGFHLYPLFKCERDPCPNAVDCYVSRPTEKTVFMVFMQCIAGISLFLNILEIMHLGYKRIKKGILDFYPHLRDERDELDDCYSNRCKKESVVQICTGTARKATIASAPGDYNLLMERGHGTIMYPSLIKPSTFLPLQGELATQQDLDDSRCSAQSPPDYNYTLTTNEPCSPCCDSQINPKQQAEDFLHLPSQSKEDSSDRGSPDSPKCSQKATHPASYPTLPVSASRRPWRSHGSFKCSTVLEGKSSDTDSYGGAKVSSGPPCSQTQSKSDAKHQSRPSSPETLDDSSSGSTHNPRPSTASSKRTSDLQV; encoded by the exons ATGACCCGAGGAGATTTAAGTCACCACCGGCAGTCTGTCCATGCTGCTGCGAG TCACAATGGCAGAGTGAAGATGGGGGACTGGAACTTCCTCGGGGGGATTTTGGAGGAGGTGCATATCCACTCCACTATGGTGGGCAAGATCTGGCTCACCATCCTGTTCATCTTCCGTATGCTGGTCCTTGGAGTGGCAGCTGAGGACGTGTGGAATGACGAGCAGGCTGACTTCATATGCAACACTGAGCAGCCCGGTTGCAGGAACGTGTGCTATGACCTCGCTTTCCCCATCTCCCTCATCCGCTACTGGGTGCTGCAGGTCATTTTTGTGTCTTCTCCCTCGCTGGTTTACATGGGCCACGCTCTCTACAGGCTGCGGGCGCTGGAGAAGGCGcggcagaagaagaaggctcTGCTGCGGAAGGAGCTGGAGTTGGTCGATGTGGAACTGGCAGAAGCCCGGAAGAGGATTGAGCGGGAAATGAAACAGGTTGATCAGGGAAAGCTCAACAAAGCGCCACTGAGGGGCTCTCTGCTGCGGACCTATGTTGCTCACGTTGTAACCCGCTCTGTTGTTGAAGTGGCCTTCATGACAGGCCAGTATGTCCTTTACGGTTTTCACCTCTACCCACTGTTCAAGTGTGAGCGGGATCCTTGTCCCAATGCTGTAGACTGTTATGTTTCCAGACCAACAGAGAAAACTGTCTTCATGGTGTTCATGCAATGCATTGCTGGAATTTCCCTCTTCCTGAACATCCTGGAGATCATGCATCTGGGTTACAAGAGGATTAAAAAGGGAATCTTGGACTTCTACCCTCACTTGAGAGACGAGAGGGATGAACTTGATGACTGCTATTCCAACAGGTGTAAAAAAGAATCCGTAGTGCAAATATGCACCGGTACAGCCCGGAAGGCTACAATTGCCTCTGCACCAGGTGACTACAACCTCCTGATGGAGAGGGGGCATGGCACAATTATGTACCCAAGCCTCATCAAACCTTCAACTTTTCTACCTCTTCAGGGCGAGCTGGCCACTCAGCAGGATTTGGATGATTCCAGATGTTCAGCTCAAAGCCCCCCAGACTATAACTACACCTTGACTACCAATGAGCCCTGCTCACCGTGCTGTGACTCCCAGATCAATCCAAAGCAGCAGGCTGAGGACTTTCTGCATCTTCCCTCACAAAGTAAGGAGGACAGCAGTGACAGAGGCAGCCCAGACTCTCCAAAATGCTCACAGAAGGCAACTCACCCTGCCTCTTACCCCACACTGCCAGTTAGTGCATCAAGAAGACCATGGAGGTCTCATGGCTCCTTCAAATGCTCTACAGTGTTGGAGGGCAAAAGCTCCGACACAGATTCATATGGGGGCGCAAAAGTCAGTAGCGGACCTCCTTGCTCTCAAACACAGTCAAAATCAGACGCAAAACATCAGAGTCGGCCCTCCAGCCCGGAGACTCTGGATGACTCCAGCTCAGGATCCACGCACAACCCCAGGCCGAGTACTGCAAGCAGCAAACGAACATCGGACCTGCAAGTCTAA